Proteins co-encoded in one Juglans regia cultivar Chandler chromosome 16, Walnut 2.0, whole genome shotgun sequence genomic window:
- the LOC109019887 gene encoding uncharacterized protein LOC109019887, which translates to MRRGDQSYSENQKWKPYEADLMDLWERCVSCLKQEEVEWVAMTMRKLWPRRNGLIFEDKFIGPKELGRAVKAKLEEFYEAQQLVKKFLNQNITAEGSETRWRKRTGNYVKVNWDAAMDMNAMRTGLGVVIRDSKGDLLLFLSANKRFSTNPLIAESMALWRAMEVCQDMGFSAAIFEGDAQTKVRDVYNYSENWTSYGKFQKELRDMLKKWPL; encoded by the coding sequence ATGAGGAGGGGAGATCAATCCTATTCAGAGAATCAGAAGTGGAAGCCATATGAGGCTGATTTAATGGATCTATGGGAAAGATGTGTGAGCTGCCTAAAGCAAGAGGAAGTGGAATGGGTAGCAATGACAATGAGAAAGCTATGGCCACGGAGAAATGGGTTGATCTTTGAAGATAAATTCATAGGGCCGAAAGAGTTAGGTAGAGCAGTAAAAGCAAAGTTAGAAGAGTTCTATGAAGCCCAACAGCTAGTCAAGAAATtcctaaaccaaaatataacaGCTGAAGGAAGTGAAACTAGATGGAGAAAGCGAACTGGAAATTATGttaaagtgaattgggatgcagctatGGATATGAATGCCATGAGAACAGGTCTTGGGGTGGTGATAAGAGACTCTAAAGGTGATCTGTTACTATTTCTTAGTGCAAATAAGAGATTCTCTACAAATCCACTAATTGCAGAAAGTATGGCTTTATGGAGGGCAATGGAAGTTTGCCAAGACATGGGTTTCTCAGCAGCTATATTTGAAGGTGATGCACAGACAAAAGTAAGGGATGTTTATAATTACTCAGAAAATTGGACTAGCTATGGGAAATTTCAAAAGGAATTAAGAGACATGCTGAAAAAATGGCctttatga
- the LOC109019885 gene encoding ACT domain-containing protein ACR4-like isoform X1, translating to MAYISEANARFSHDMDDEYEKLFRRLNPPRVVIDNEACKNATVIRADSANKHGILLEVVQVLTDLNLIITKAYISSDGGWFMDVFNVTDQNGNKVTDEGILDYIQKSLGPDACFSSCMRSVGVIPSLDHTAIELTGSDRPGLLSEVCAVLTHLKCNVVSAEVWTHNARAAAVMHVTDEETGCAVTNPERLSRIKELLCNLLKGSNKSSAAKTVVSHGITHTERRLHQMMFADRDYERADDASDEKQRPKVNVVNWYDKDYSVVTIRSKDRPKLLFDTVCTLTDMQYVVFHANIDAEGPEAYQEYYIRHVDGCPVKSDAERERVIQCLEAAIERRVSEGLKLELCTTDRVGLLSDVTRIFRENSLTVTRAEVTTKAGQAVNTFYVRDASGYPIDSKTIDSIRQEIGQAILKVKGNPEDLKPVPQGSATKFLFGGLFKSRSFVNFGLVRSYS from the exons ATGG CTTACATTTCGGAGGCCAACGCGCGCTTTTCACATGACATGGATGATGAATATGAGAAACTTTTTCGGAGATTGAATCCACCCAG ggttGTGATTGATAATGAGGCCTGCAAGAATGCAACAGTGATACGG GCTGACAGTGCAAACAAGCACGGAATACTTCTTGAAGTAGTACAAGTCCTTACCGACCTTAACCTTATCATAACTAAAGCTTACATATCTTCTGATGGTGGATGGTTTATGGATG TTTTTAATGTCACCGATCAAAATGGAAATAAGGTTACAGATGAAGGAATTTTGGACTATATTCAAAAG TCTCTTGGACCAGACGCATGCTTCTCATCCTGTATGAGATCTGTTGGGGTTATACCATCATTGGACCACACTGCAATTGAGCTAACTGGAAGTGACCGACCAGGACTTCTTTCTGAAGTGTGTGCTGTCCTCACGCATCTTAAATGCAATGTAGTGAGCGCAGAGGTCTGGACACACAACGCCCGGGCTGCAGCTGTCATGCATGTGACTGATGAGGAAACAGGGTGTGCAGTTACTAATCCAGAGAGGCTATCTAGGATTAAGGAACTTCTCTGTAATTTACTTAAGGGCAGCAACAAATCCAGTGCAGCTAAGACTGTGGTCTCTCATGGGATTACACACACCGAGAGAAGGCTTCACCAGATGATGTTTGCTGATAGGGATTATGAACGAGCTGATGATGCCTCAGATGAGAAGCAAAGACCTAAGGTGAATGTTGTCAATTGGTATGATAAAGACTACTCTGTGGTTACAATCCGGAGTAAAGATCGGCCCAAGCTTCTCTTTGATACAGTTTGCACATTGACAGACATGCAATATGTGGTTTTTCATGCAAATATTGACGCTGAGGGTCCAGAAGCTTATCAG GAATACTATATTAGGCATGTAGATGGTTGCCCTGTGAAATCAGATgcggagagagaaagagtgataCAATGTCTTGAAGCAGCTATTGAGAGGAGAGTGTCTGAG GGCTTGAAGCTAGAACTCTGCACTACCGACAGGGTTGGGCTGCTATCTGATGTCACTCGCATCTTTCGTGAAAATAGCCTCACTGTCACCAGAGCCGAAGTTACAACTAAAGCGGGTCAAGCTGTTAATACGTTTTATGTTCGTGATGCATCTGGGTATCCTATTGATTCTAAGACTATAGATTCCATCCGGCAAGAAATCGGCCAGGCTATACTTAAAGTGAAAGGCAACCCTGAAGACTTAAAACCTGTTCCTCAGGGGTCTGCAACTAAGTTCCTCTTTGGTGGTCTCTTCAAGTCTAGATCCTTTGTTAACTTTGGTTTGGTTAGGTCCTATTCATGA
- the LOC109019885 gene encoding ACT domain-containing protein ACR4-like isoform X2, with protein sequence MDDEYEKLFRRLNPPRVVIDNEACKNATVIRADSANKHGILLEVVQVLTDLNLIITKAYISSDGGWFMDVFNVTDQNGNKVTDEGILDYIQKSLGPDACFSSCMRSVGVIPSLDHTAIELTGSDRPGLLSEVCAVLTHLKCNVVSAEVWTHNARAAAVMHVTDEETGCAVTNPERLSRIKELLCNLLKGSNKSSAAKTVVSHGITHTERRLHQMMFADRDYERADDASDEKQRPKVNVVNWYDKDYSVVTIRSKDRPKLLFDTVCTLTDMQYVVFHANIDAEGPEAYQEYYIRHVDGCPVKSDAERERVIQCLEAAIERRVSEGLKLELCTTDRVGLLSDVTRIFRENSLTVTRAEVTTKAGQAVNTFYVRDASGYPIDSKTIDSIRQEIGQAILKVKGNPEDLKPVPQGSATKFLFGGLFKSRSFVNFGLVRSYS encoded by the exons ATGGATGATGAATATGAGAAACTTTTTCGGAGATTGAATCCACCCAG ggttGTGATTGATAATGAGGCCTGCAAGAATGCAACAGTGATACGG GCTGACAGTGCAAACAAGCACGGAATACTTCTTGAAGTAGTACAAGTCCTTACCGACCTTAACCTTATCATAACTAAAGCTTACATATCTTCTGATGGTGGATGGTTTATGGATG TTTTTAATGTCACCGATCAAAATGGAAATAAGGTTACAGATGAAGGAATTTTGGACTATATTCAAAAG TCTCTTGGACCAGACGCATGCTTCTCATCCTGTATGAGATCTGTTGGGGTTATACCATCATTGGACCACACTGCAATTGAGCTAACTGGAAGTGACCGACCAGGACTTCTTTCTGAAGTGTGTGCTGTCCTCACGCATCTTAAATGCAATGTAGTGAGCGCAGAGGTCTGGACACACAACGCCCGGGCTGCAGCTGTCATGCATGTGACTGATGAGGAAACAGGGTGTGCAGTTACTAATCCAGAGAGGCTATCTAGGATTAAGGAACTTCTCTGTAATTTACTTAAGGGCAGCAACAAATCCAGTGCAGCTAAGACTGTGGTCTCTCATGGGATTACACACACCGAGAGAAGGCTTCACCAGATGATGTTTGCTGATAGGGATTATGAACGAGCTGATGATGCCTCAGATGAGAAGCAAAGACCTAAGGTGAATGTTGTCAATTGGTATGATAAAGACTACTCTGTGGTTACAATCCGGAGTAAAGATCGGCCCAAGCTTCTCTTTGATACAGTTTGCACATTGACAGACATGCAATATGTGGTTTTTCATGCAAATATTGACGCTGAGGGTCCAGAAGCTTATCAG GAATACTATATTAGGCATGTAGATGGTTGCCCTGTGAAATCAGATgcggagagagaaagagtgataCAATGTCTTGAAGCAGCTATTGAGAGGAGAGTGTCTGAG GGCTTGAAGCTAGAACTCTGCACTACCGACAGGGTTGGGCTGCTATCTGATGTCACTCGCATCTTTCGTGAAAATAGCCTCACTGTCACCAGAGCCGAAGTTACAACTAAAGCGGGTCAAGCTGTTAATACGTTTTATGTTCGTGATGCATCTGGGTATCCTATTGATTCTAAGACTATAGATTCCATCCGGCAAGAAATCGGCCAGGCTATACTTAAAGTGAAAGGCAACCCTGAAGACTTAAAACCTGTTCCTCAGGGGTCTGCAACTAAGTTCCTCTTTGGTGGTCTCTTCAAGTCTAGATCCTTTGTTAACTTTGGTTTGGTTAGGTCCTATTCATGA